One segment of Desulfonauticus submarinus DNA contains the following:
- the livM gene encoding high-affinity branched-chain amino acid ABC transporter permease LivM: MKSFIKSIQIALWFMFLTFPIMVIKVDIIEKTVLWRWKNLFYVGIGSFLLSFVWRFLMERKEKGAKDKEESREEKLTFIQQLVSEPRYNRPLFASIFMFLIIFPWIFSTYQTNIMISALIYVVLGLGLNIVVGIAGLLDLGYVAFYAVGAYAYALLNYHFHLGFWVVLPLGGLLAAIFGILLGIPVLRLRGDYLAIVTLGFGEIIRLILENWDEFSFGPSGISNIPRPGFFGLNLSVEQATIYIYYLIIAMAIVTIFVVNRLQNSRLGRAWLALREDEVACEAMGIDRMKTKLAAFALGATWAGFAGVIFAAKTTFINPASFTFLESAIILSIVVLGGMGSIVGVILAAFLMILLPEYLRAFSEYRMLLFGAAMVLVMVFRPQGLIPNVRRKYIYEGKE, encoded by the coding sequence ATGAAAAGTTTTATTAAGTCCATTCAAATTGCCCTGTGGTTTATGTTTTTAACTTTTCCTATAATGGTAATAAAGGTTGATATAATAGAAAAAACTGTTTTATGGAGATGGAAAAATTTATTTTATGTAGGTATAGGTTCGTTTCTGCTTTCCTTTGTTTGGCGATTTTTAATGGAAAGAAAAGAAAAGGGGGCAAAAGATAAAGAAGAAAGTAGAGAAGAAAAATTAACTTTTATTCAACAATTGGTCTCAGAACCACGGTACAATAGGCCTCTTTTTGCCTCTATTTTTATGTTTTTAATTATTTTTCCATGGATTTTTTCAACTTATCAGACTAACATTATGATTTCAGCTTTGATTTATGTTGTTTTGGGATTAGGTTTGAATATAGTAGTGGGAATTGCAGGTTTGTTAGACCTTGGATATGTAGCTTTTTATGCTGTAGGAGCTTATGCCTATGCGCTTTTAAATTATCATTTTCATTTAGGTTTTTGGGTTGTTTTGCCTTTAGGCGGGCTTCTAGCAGCAATTTTTGGTATTTTATTGGGTATTCCTGTTTTAAGATTGCGAGGAGATTATTTAGCAATAGTTACTTTAGGTTTTGGAGAAATCATAAGACTAATTTTAGAAAACTGGGATGAGTTTTCTTTTGGACCAAGTGGTATTTCAAATATTCCTAGACCTGGGTTTTTTGGTTTAAATTTAAGCGTAGAACAAGCTACTATATATATATACTACCTGATTATTGCAATGGCTATAGTGACAATTTTTGTAGTTAATAGGCTTCAAAATTCTAGACTTGGGAGAGCTTGGTTAGCTTTAAGAGAAGATGAGGTTGCTTGTGAAGCAATGGGAATAGATAGAATGAAAACTAAGTTGGCAGCATTTGCCTTGGGAGCTACATGGGCTGGTTTTGCTGGAGTAATTTTTGCCGCTAAAACTACTTTTATTAACCCTGCTAGTTTCACCTTTCTCGAGTCAGCAATTATTCTTTCTATTGTGGTTTTAGGAGGCATGGGTTCAATTGTGGGAGTAATCTTAGCTGCTTTTTTGATGATTTTGCTACCTGAATATTTACGTGCGTTTTCTGAATATAGAATGCTTTTATTTGGAGCTGCAATGGTTTTAGTGATGGTGTTTAGACCTCAAGGCCTTATTCCAAATGTTAGAAGAAAATATATTTATGAAGGTAAGGAGTAA
- a CDS encoding branched-chain amino acid ABC transporter permease, which produces MDYFLELFFSGLTRGSIYALIALGYTMVYGIIELINFAHGEIYMIGAFTGLLVAGICSLLGFSLISTLSLAIVIAMVYASAYGYTVEKIAYKPLRNAPRLSPLISAIGMSIFLQNYVLLAQTSEFVPFPNLIPDFKFMEPFEEFLGSSELVIIVVTAVAMILLTLFIKFTKIGKAMRATAQNRKMALLCGVNVDRVISVTFIIGSALAALGGVLIASHIGQINFFIGFIAGIKAFTAAVLGGIGSIPGAVLGGLILGWTESFATGYVSSDYEDVFAFCLLVIILIFRPAGILGRTNTQKV; this is translated from the coding sequence ATGGATTACTTTTTAGAGTTGTTTTTTAGTGGCTTAACACGCGGTAGTATTTATGCTTTAATTGCTTTAGGTTATACAATGGTTTATGGGATTATAGAATTGATCAATTTTGCGCATGGCGAAATTTATATGATAGGAGCTTTTACAGGTCTTTTAGTTGCTGGTATTTGTTCTTTGTTAGGATTTAGTTTGATTTCAACTTTATCTTTGGCCATAGTAATTGCTATGGTATATGCTTCAGCCTATGGATATACAGTAGAAAAAATAGCCTATAAGCCGCTTCGGAATGCTCCTAGACTCTCCCCTTTAATTAGTGCTATTGGTATGTCAATATTTTTACAAAATTATGTGCTTTTAGCGCAAACTTCAGAATTTGTACCTTTTCCTAATTTGATTCCTGATTTTAAGTTTATGGAGCCTTTTGAAGAATTTTTAGGTTCTTCTGAATTAGTTATTATTGTAGTTACTGCTGTTGCAATGATTTTACTTACTTTGTTTATTAAGTTTACAAAGATTGGAAAGGCCATGAGAGCTACAGCTCAAAATAGAAAGATGGCTCTGCTTTGTGGAGTAAATGTAGACAGAGTGATCTCTGTTACTTTTATTATAGGCTCTGCTTTAGCTGCCTTGGGTGGTGTATTGATTGCTTCTCATATTGGGCAAATAAACTTTTTTATTGGATTTATTGCAGGCATTAAAGCCTTTACTGCGGCTGTCCTGGGAGGTATTGGTTCTATTCCTGGAGCAGTTTTAGGTGGACTTATTTTGGGCTGGACTGAGAGCTTTGCTACAGGCTATGTTTCTAGTGACTATGAAGATGTATTTGCTTTTTGTTTGCTTGTTATTATTTTGATTTTCAGACCTGCAGGTATTTTAGGAAGAACAAATACACAAAAAGTTTAA
- a CDS encoding branched-chain amino acid ABC transporter substrate-binding protein, translating to MVALFCFLTSLAWAGDTIKIGVAGSHSGDLASYGIPTVNAAKLVVEKYNNKGGVLGKKIELIVADEQCKPELATNVATKLVSDGVVGVIGHICSGATKAALPIYKSAKVVVISPSATNPDLTESGKYPNFFRTIAPDDAQAKLDVEFVLNNLHAKKIAIIHDKGDYGKGLATMEKKFIEESGKAKVVLFEGVTPGAVDYSAVVQKIKRKKPDVVMFGGYHPEASKIVSTMRRKRLKIPFIAGDGVKDIAFIKVAGKSAEGVYASGPKDVSGNPEYKEALAEHKKVFGSAPGPFFENGYAAIEALLNAIEKAGSTKYEDIVKALRTEYVSTPLGKIKFDQRGDAEGVGFSVYQVRNGKFVEVK from the coding sequence ATGGTAGCTCTTTTTTGTTTTTTAACTAGTTTAGCGTGGGCTGGTGATACCATTAAAATAGGTGTTGCTGGTTCTCATAGTGGAGACTTGGCCTCTTATGGTATTCCTACTGTTAATGCTGCCAAGTTGGTTGTAGAAAAGTATAATAACAAAGGTGGTGTTTTGGGTAAAAAAATTGAATTAATTGTTGCAGATGAGCAATGTAAACCTGAGCTTGCTACTAATGTGGCAACAAAGTTAGTTTCTGATGGAGTTGTAGGGGTTATTGGTCATATTTGTAGTGGAGCTACAAAAGCTGCTTTACCGATTTATAAAAGTGCTAAGGTTGTAGTAATTTCTCCTTCTGCAACTAACCCTGATTTAACAGAAAGTGGTAAATATCCAAATTTTTTTAGAACAATTGCTCCTGATGATGCTCAAGCAAAGTTAGATGTTGAGTTTGTATTAAATAATCTTCATGCTAAAAAGATTGCTATTATTCATGATAAGGGAGATTATGGAAAAGGCTTAGCTACTATGGAGAAAAAGTTTATTGAAGAGAGTGGAAAAGCTAAAGTCGTATTGTTTGAGGGTGTAACTCCTGGTGCAGTTGATTATTCTGCTGTAGTTCAAAAGATTAAGAGAAAAAAACCAGATGTAGTAATGTTTGGTGGATATCATCCTGAAGCTTCAAAAATTGTAAGCACCATGAGAAGAAAACGTTTAAAAATTCCTTTTATTGCTGGTGATGGGGTAAAAGATATAGCTTTTATTAAAGTAGCAGGAAAAAGTGCAGAAGGTGTTTATGCTTCTGGTCCAAAAGATGTTTCTGGGAATCCTGAATATAAAGAGGCCTTGGCAGAGCATAAAAAAGTGTTTGGTTCTGCTCCAGGACCATTTTTTGAAAATGGGTATGCAGCTATAGAAGCCCTTTTGAATGCTATTGAAAAGGCTGGTTCTACTAAGTATGAAGATATTGTTAAGGCTTTACGTACAGAATATGTATCTACTCCTTTAGGCAAAATTAAATTTGATCAAAGAGGCGATGCAGAGGGTGTAGGATTCTCTGTATATCAGGTACGTAATGGAAAATTTGTAGAGGTTAAATAA
- a CDS encoding tetratricopeptide repeat protein: MNEVIRKNVFLTLFLSFIIIFISSIFYRFNSPNLTLKVKTKVNNSQDTMAMVIDLMQKLKKDPNNIDVLKELGFVFMKMGNWNRALSFWTKILDIEPKDRMALSQAGYCYFQLQKYHKAVHLYEEVLKSDENNYIINYNLGVIYAKFLSQPNKAKIYFQKVLNSPDAESKLKQEVKDFLSHISN, translated from the coding sequence ATGAATGAAGTTATAAGAAAAAATGTTTTTTTAACTTTGTTTTTGTCTTTTATAATCATTTTTATTTCTTCTATATTCTATAGATTTAATAGTCCTAATCTTACTTTAAAAGTAAAAACAAAGGTTAATAATTCTCAAGATACCATGGCAATGGTTATAGATTTGATGCAAAAATTAAAAAAAGATCCAAATAATATTGATGTTTTAAAAGAACTTGGTTTTGTTTTTATGAAGATGGGTAATTGGAATAGAGCGTTATCTTTTTGGACAAAGATTTTAGATATAGAGCCAAAGGATAGAATGGCTTTAAGTCAGGCTGGATATTGTTATTTTCAATTACAGAAATATCATAAGGCTGTGCATTTATATGAAGAAGTATTAAAGTCAGATGAAAATAATTATATAATTAATTATAATTTAGGGGTAATTTATGCGAAATTTTTATCTCAGCCTAATAAGGCAAAAATATATTTTCAGAAAGTTTTAAATAGCCCAGATGCGGAGTCTAAGTTAAAGCAAGAGGTAAAGGATTTTCTTAGTCATATTTCCAATTGA
- the ccsA gene encoding cytochrome c biogenesis protein CcsA encodes MIVFIMIFGILIIILQYIIWIYAPIEATLGIVQKIFYLHLPFAWWGMMSFLLVFIGSVGFLITKRDNFDFLARASAEIGVLFSAIALVTGSIWAKSSWGIWWTWDPRLTTTLIMWFIYMGYVLIQSLDISRRKKQNIAAVIGIVAFLDVPLVFISARIWRSVHPAVFYAKGGGLSIEMLYTVSAALVTFFFLWLSLLVLRFRQLLLEDRIKGMFFEIIKEL; translated from the coding sequence ATGATAGTGTTTATAATGATTTTTGGAATTTTAATTATAATTTTACAATATATTATATGGATATATGCTCCTATTGAAGCTACTCTAGGTATAGTTCAAAAAATTTTTTATCTTCACCTTCCTTTTGCTTGGTGGGGAATGATGAGCTTTTTGTTAGTATTTATAGGGAGTGTTGGGTTTTTAATTACTAAAAGAGATAACTTTGACTTCTTAGCCCGAGCAAGCGCAGAAATAGGAGTGCTTTTTTCAGCAATAGCATTAGTTACGGGTTCTATTTGGGCAAAATCTAGTTGGGGTATTTGGTGGACCTGGGATCCTAGACTCACTACTACTCTTATTATGTGGTTTATATATATGGGGTATGTACTTATACAATCATTAGACATCTCAAGAAGAAAAAAGCAAAATATTGCAGCTGTAATTGGAATTGTGGCTTTTTTAGATGTTCCTTTGGTATTTATTTCTGCAAGAATTTGGCGTTCTGTGCATCCTGCAGTTTTTTATGCTAAAGGGGGAGGATTAAGTATAGAAATGCTGTATACAGTTAGTGCAGCTTTGGTTACGTTCTTTTTTTTATGGCTTTCTCTTTTAGTATTACGTTTTAGACAATTATTGCTTGAGGATAGGATAAAGGGAATGTTTTTTGAGATAATAAAGGAGCTGTAA
- a CDS encoding heme exporter protein CcmB, with product MFYLIQKDLKLILGRSNIYLQSILLGLVLIFLFSLSRPIGGILTSSYAATIFWISSNFSLILIFNALYLLEQENNMHEALNLSPLISQEIWIAKAISGLVLLLLVQIFFIGAVVIFLGQQEFNCSLYAIIFFFLINIGLTLIGSLLGALSYGYEIKESFLSLIIFPLVIPLLLAGIKLGESVWGESNDLLSWFRLTLSFDLIYLGGGYILFPFIFSGE from the coding sequence TTGTTTTATTTAATACAAAAAGATTTAAAACTTATTTTAGGGAGAAGCAATATATATTTGCAGTCTATTTTGCTTGGTTTGGTTTTAATTTTTTTATTTAGTTTATCTCGTCCTATTGGAGGAATTTTAACTTCAAGTTATGCAGCAACAATTTTTTGGATATCATCAAATTTTTCTCTTATTTTAATTTTTAATGCTCTTTATTTATTAGAACAAGAGAATAATATGCATGAAGCTCTAAATTTGTCTCCTCTAATTTCTCAAGAGATTTGGATAGCAAAAGCTATTTCTGGACTTGTGTTATTGTTATTAGTGCAAATATTTTTTATAGGTGCGGTTGTTATTTTTTTAGGTCAGCAAGAGTTTAATTGTTCCTTATATGCAATAATTTTCTTTTTTTTAATTAATATCGGCTTAACCTTGATAGGTTCTCTTCTAGGGGCATTAAGTTATGGATATGAAATTAAAGAATCTTTTTTATCTCTTATTATTTTTCCACTGGTAATTCCTTTACTTTTAGCTGGTATTAAATTGGGAGAAAGCGTTTGGGGAGAAAGCAATGATCTTTTGTCTTGGTTTAGGTTAACGCTTTCCTTTGATTTGATTTATTTGGGAGGTGGTTATATTTTATTTCCCTTTATTTTTAGTGGAGAGTAA
- the ccmA gene encoding heme ABC exporter ATP-binding protein CcmA: protein MLIALNNVTHFFGYRLILKNVNFCLEKGKLYLLRGRNGSGKSTLLKIMAGLLKPTEGDVVFNMEKTKIGYLAHSPFIYPYFSAMENLSFFAKIYSLKIDEEKIIYTLESVGLEKFATEKVKNFSRGMKQRLNLARIFLLSPELLLLDEPETGLDEDFIKSLNKKIKEVVDRGGTVVWISHSSTFSYYDVEVRIKDKKLVFS, encoded by the coding sequence ATGCTTATTGCCTTAAATAATGTCACTCATTTTTTTGGGTATAGGTTAATTTTAAAGAATGTTAATTTTTGTTTAGAAAAAGGTAAATTATATTTATTACGGGGTAGAAATGGATCTGGAAAGTCCACTTTGTTAAAGATTATGGCGGGATTGCTTAAACCTACAGAAGGAGATGTGGTTTTTAATATGGAAAAAACAAAAATAGGTTATCTTGCTCATTCTCCTTTTATTTATCCATATTTTTCTGCAATGGAAAACCTATCTTTTTTTGCTAAAATCTATTCTCTTAAAATTGATGAAGAGAAAATAATATATACGTTAGAAAGTGTTGGACTTGAAAAATTTGCCACAGAAAAGGTAAAGAATTTTTCTCGTGGCATGAAACAACGGTTGAATTTGGCTAGAATTTTTTTGCTTTCCCCTGAGCTATTGTTGTTAGATGAGCCAGAAACAGGCCTTGATGAAGATTTTATTAAAAGTTTGAATAAAAAAATCAAGGAAGTAGTTGATAGGGGAGGGACTGTAGTTTGGATCTCTCATTCTTCAACTTTTAGTTATTATGATGTTGAAGTGAGGATAAAAGATAAAAAACTGGTGTTTTCCTAA